A portion of the Blastochloris tepida genome contains these proteins:
- the nuoL gene encoding NADH-quinone oxidoreductase subunit L: MYHAIVFLPLLGCLIAGLFGRFIGARNSEVITTALVFVSAALSWVAFFNVGYGGETTRVMLFTWVEVGSFKVDWALRIDTLTAVMLVVVNTVSALVHLYSIGYMADDPHRQRFFSYLSLFTFAMLSLVTADNLVQMFFGWEGVGLASYLLIGFWYLKPSANAAAIKAFVVNRIGDFGFALGICATYWMVGSIDFDTIFAQAPSLQGKVIPLGSMWPDALTLICLLLFMGAMGKSAQFLLHTWLPDAMEGPTPVSALIHAATMVTAGVFMVARLSPLFELSPTAQEVVILVGATTALFAATVGLVQNDIKRVIAYSTCSQLGYMFVAMGVGAYSVGMFHLFTHAFFKALLFLGSGAVIIAMHHEQDIRKMGGLRKALPFTYAMMVIGTLALTGFPFTAGFYSKDAIVESAFASHAAMSGYGFWLLVIAAALTSFYSWRLILLTFHGTPRFVAEGHGHGHETHGHAGHAHGDHGHHAITRLEDVHEAPKTMLLPLLVLAVGALGAGFAFKAAFVDAHGVAEFFRQSISLAKEGLLEEMHHLPPLVVFAPTIAMVAGFAVAVLFYVVSPQLPVLFAQRLRPLYLFLLNKWYFDELYDAVFVNPAKRLGRFLWKQGDGAVIDGLGPDGVAARVLDTSDRVVRLQTGYLYHYAFAMLIGVAALVTWFMFAAGVR; encoded by the coding sequence ATGTATCACGCAATCGTCTTCCTCCCGCTCCTCGGCTGCCTGATCGCCGGCCTGTTCGGCCGCTTCATCGGCGCGCGCAATTCGGAGGTGATCACCACCGCCCTGGTCTTCGTATCGGCGGCGCTGTCGTGGGTTGCCTTCTTCAATGTCGGCTATGGCGGCGAGACCACGCGGGTGATGCTGTTCACCTGGGTCGAGGTCGGTTCCTTCAAGGTCGACTGGGCGCTGCGCATCGACACGCTGACCGCCGTCATGCTGGTGGTGGTCAACACAGTCTCGGCGCTGGTGCACCTCTATTCGATCGGCTACATGGCCGACGATCCGCACCGCCAGCGCTTCTTCTCGTATCTGTCGCTGTTCACCTTCGCCATGCTGTCGCTGGTGACCGCCGACAATCTGGTGCAGATGTTCTTCGGCTGGGAGGGCGTGGGCCTCGCCAGCTACCTGCTCATCGGCTTCTGGTATCTCAAGCCCTCGGCCAACGCCGCCGCCATCAAGGCCTTCGTGGTCAACCGCATCGGCGATTTCGGCTTCGCGCTCGGCATCTGCGCGACCTACTGGATGGTCGGGTCGATCGATTTCGACACCATCTTCGCCCAGGCGCCGTCGCTGCAGGGCAAGGTCATCCCGCTGGGCAGCATGTGGCCCGACGCGCTGACCCTGATCTGCCTGCTCCTGTTCATGGGGGCGATGGGCAAGTCGGCGCAGTTCCTGCTCCACACCTGGCTGCCGGATGCGATGGAAGGCCCGACCCCGGTCTCCGCCCTCATCCACGCCGCCACCATGGTCACCGCCGGCGTGTTCATGGTGGCGCGGCTGTCGCCGCTGTTCGAACTGTCGCCCACCGCCCAGGAGGTGGTGATCCTGGTCGGCGCCACCACCGCCTTGTTCGCGGCGACGGTGGGCCTCGTCCAGAACGACATCAAGCGGGTCATCGCCTATTCGACCTGCTCGCAGCTCGGCTACATGTTCGTGGCCATGGGGGTCGGGGCCTATTCGGTGGGCATGTTCCACCTGTTCACCCACGCCTTCTTCAAGGCGCTGCTGTTCCTCGGCTCGGGCGCGGTGATCATCGCCATGCACCACGAGCAGGACATCCGGAAGATGGGTGGCCTGAGGAAGGCGCTGCCCTTCACCTACGCCATGATGGTGATCGGCACGCTGGCGCTCACCGGCTTCCCCTTCACCGCCGGCTTCTATTCCAAAGACGCGATCGTCGAATCCGCCTTCGCCTCGCACGCGGCGATGTCGGGCTACGGCTTCTGGCTCTTGGTGATCGCGGCGGCACTGACGTCGTTCTATTCCTGGCGGCTGATCCTGCTCACCTTCCACGGCACGCCGCGCTTCGTCGCCGAGGGCCACGGGCACGGCCACGAGACCCATGGCCACGCTGGTCACGCGCACGGCGACCACGGCCACCACGCCATCACCCGCCTCGAGGACGTGCACGAGGCGCCCAAGACCATGCTGCTGCCGCTGCTGGTGCTGGCGGTGGGCGCGCTCGGCGCCGGCTTCGCCTTCAAGGCGGCGTTCGTCGATGCGCACGGGGTGGCCGAGTTCTTCCGCCAGTCGATCTCGCTGGCCAAGGAGGGCCTGCTGGAGGAGATGCACCATCTGCCGCCGCTGGTGGTGTTCGCGCCGACCATCGCCATGGTCGCCGGCTTCGCGGTGGCAGTGCTGTTCTATGTGGTGTCGCCGCAGCTTCCGGTGCTGTTCGCCCAGCGCCTGCGGCCGCTCTACCTGTTCCTGCTCAACAAGTGGTACTTCGACGAGCTCTATGACGCGGTGTTCGTCAATCCGGCCAAGCGGCTCGGCCGCTTCCTGTGGAAGCAGGGCGACGGCGCGGTGATCGACGGGCTGGGGCCGGACGGCGTGGCCGCGCGGGTGCTGGACACCAGCGACCGGGTGGTGCGGCTGCAGACCGGCTATCTCTACCACTATGCCTTCGCCATGCTGATCGGCGTCGCGGCGCTGGTGACGTGGTTCATGTTCGCCGCGGGGGTGCGCTGA
- a CDS encoding NADH-quinone oxidoreductase subunit M has translation MSGWPILSVITFLPLVGALFILLLQGDDERTFNNVRWVALWTTVVTFAVSLVLLVQFDPSSPEFQFVETRAWLGPNIQYQMGIDGIALPFVILTTFLMPICILASWTSISQRVKEYMAAFLVLETLMIGTFCALDLVLFYVFFEGGLIPMFLIIGVWGGKRRIYATFKFFLYTFLGAVLMLLAIMAMYWQAGTTDIRALQAYGFPPGMQTWLWLAFFASFAVKLPMWPVHTWLPDAHVEAPTAGSVVLAAILLKMGGYGFIRFSIPMFPDASAYFTPLVFTLSVIAIVYTSLVALMQEDMKKLIAYSSVAHMGFVTLGIFSATEQGMQGAVFQMVSHGLVSGALFLCVGVIYDRMHTREIAAYGGLVNRMPLYAAAFMVFTLANVGLPGTSGFVGEFLTLVGAFRANTVVAFAAALGLILSACYALWLYRRVIFGVLDKPSLATISDLNGREVASLAPLIVLTILFGFWPMPVLDTSAAAVKGVVEGYLQALGTAATLIAGF, from the coding sequence ATGTCGGGCTGGCCGATTCTTTCCGTCATCACGTTCCTGCCGCTGGTCGGTGCGCTGTTCATCCTGCTGCTGCAGGGCGACGACGAGCGGACCTTCAACAACGTCCGCTGGGTGGCGCTGTGGACGACCGTCGTCACCTTCGCGGTCTCGCTGGTGCTGCTCGTCCAGTTCGATCCGAGCTCGCCCGAATTCCAGTTCGTCGAGACGCGGGCGTGGCTCGGCCCCAACATCCAGTACCAGATGGGCATTGACGGCATCGCGCTGCCGTTCGTGATCCTCACCACCTTCCTGATGCCGATCTGCATCCTCGCCAGCTGGACCTCGATCAGCCAGCGGGTGAAGGAGTACATGGCCGCCTTCCTGGTGCTCGAAACGCTGATGATCGGCACCTTCTGCGCGCTCGACCTCGTGCTGTTCTACGTCTTCTTCGAGGGTGGCCTGATCCCGATGTTCCTGATCATCGGCGTGTGGGGCGGCAAGCGGCGCATCTACGCCACCTTCAAGTTCTTCCTCTACACGTTCCTCGGCGCGGTGCTGATGCTGCTCGCCATCATGGCGATGTACTGGCAGGCAGGCACCACCGACATCCGTGCGCTGCAGGCCTACGGCTTCCCGCCGGGGATGCAGACGTGGCTGTGGCTCGCCTTCTTCGCCTCGTTCGCGGTCAAGCTGCCGATGTGGCCGGTGCACACTTGGCTGCCGGACGCCCATGTAGAGGCGCCGACCGCCGGCTCGGTGGTGCTGGCGGCGATTCTCCTGAAGATGGGCGGCTACGGCTTCATCCGCTTCTCGATCCCGATGTTCCCCGATGCCAGCGCATACTTCACGCCGCTGGTATTCACCCTGTCGGTGATCGCCATCGTCTACACCTCGCTGGTCGCGCTGATGCAGGAGGACATGAAGAAGCTCATCGCCTATTCGTCGGTGGCGCACATGGGCTTCGTCACGCTCGGCATCTTCTCGGCGACCGAGCAGGGGATGCAGGGCGCGGTGTTCCAGATGGTGTCGCACGGGCTGGTGTCCGGCGCGCTGTTCCTGTGCGTCGGCGTCATCTACGACCGCATGCACACCCGCGAGATCGCCGCCTATGGCGGGCTGGTCAACCGCATGCCGCTCTATGCCGCGGCGTTCATGGTGTTCACGCTGGCGAATGTCGGCCTGCCCGGCACGTCGGGCTTCGTCGGCGAGTTCCTGACGCTGGTCGGCGCTTTCCGCGCCAATACGGTGGTGGCGTTTGCCGCCGCCCTCGGCCTCATCCTGTCGGCGTGCTACGCGCTGTGGCTCTACCGCCGGGTGATCTTCGGGGTGCTCGACAAGCCGTCATTGGCAACGATTTCCGATCTGAACGGGCGCGAGGTGGCAAGCCTCGCTCCGCTGATCGTGCTCACCATCCTGTTCGGGTTCTGGCCGATGCCGGTGCTGGACACCTCGGCCGCCGCGGTCAAGGGCGTCGTCGAGGGCTATCTGCAGGCGCTCGGCACCGCCGCGACGCTGATCGCCGGCTTCTGA
- the nuoN gene encoding NADH-quinone oxidoreductase subunit NuoN → MVAAIPSLLPAVPEITLALGALGLLMVGAFGGARKATFINGAAMALLAMAAILVVTGEPGRIETFGGAFVLDDYARFLKVLTFAASAVALAMAGEYFNTGPNPRFEYPVLVLLAACGMGMVISANDLIALYLGMELMSLALYVVAAIDRDSLRSTEAGLKYFVLGALSSGMLLYGASLVYGFAGTVSFAGIAQVTGAAAGPGAGLSASNIGVIVGLVFVFAGLCFKVSAVPFHMWTPDVYEGAPTPVTAFFAAAPKAAGMAIFVRVALDAFPDIAPAWQQIVVFVAIASMTLGAFAAIGQSNIKRLMAYSSISHMGFALTGLAAGTADGVSGVLIYMVIYVVMTLGSFACILAMRRPEGPVEQISDLAGLARTKPLMALLFGTLLFSLAGVPWFAGFFAKFYVFLAAIEAKLYLLAVIGVLASVVGAYYYLRIVKIMCFDEPKGAFVPMSGELKAVLGAAGLFVSFYIVYPSGLNNAAAAAAKSLF, encoded by the coding sequence ATGGTTGCCGCGATCCCCTCCCTGCTGCCGGCGGTGCCGGAGATCACGCTGGCGCTCGGCGCGCTCGGCCTGCTGATGGTCGGCGCCTTCGGCGGCGCGCGGAAGGCCACGTTCATCAATGGCGCGGCGATGGCGCTGCTGGCGATGGCCGCCATCCTGGTGGTGACCGGCGAGCCGGGCCGCATCGAGACGTTCGGCGGCGCCTTCGTGCTCGACGATTACGCGCGCTTCCTCAAGGTGCTGACGTTCGCCGCCTCGGCGGTGGCGCTGGCCATGGCCGGCGAATATTTCAACACCGGGCCCAACCCGCGCTTCGAATATCCGGTGCTGGTGCTGTTGGCCGCCTGCGGCATGGGCATGGTCATCTCGGCCAACGACCTGATCGCGCTCTATCTCGGCATGGAGCTGATGAGCCTCGCGCTCTATGTGGTGGCGGCGATCGACCGCGACTCGCTGCGCTCCACCGAGGCCGGCCTGAAGTATTTCGTGCTGGGCGCGCTGTCCTCGGGCATGCTGCTCTACGGTGCCTCGCTGGTCTATGGCTTCGCCGGCACGGTGAGCTTCGCCGGCATCGCCCAGGTGACAGGGGCCGCAGCCGGGCCGGGCGCCGGGCTGTCGGCGTCGAACATCGGCGTCATCGTCGGCCTCGTGTTCGTGTTCGCCGGCCTGTGCTTCAAGGTGTCGGCGGTGCCGTTCCACATGTGGACGCCCGACGTCTATGAGGGCGCGCCGACGCCGGTGACCGCCTTCTTCGCCGCCGCACCCAAGGCGGCCGGCATGGCGATCTTCGTGCGGGTGGCGCTCGATGCCTTCCCCGACATCGCGCCCGCTTGGCAGCAGATCGTGGTGTTCGTCGCCATCGCCTCGATGACGCTGGGTGCGTTCGCCGCCATCGGCCAGAGCAACATCAAGCGGCTGATGGCCTATTCGTCGATCAGCCACATGGGCTTTGCCCTCACCGGGCTCGCCGCCGGTACGGCAGACGGGGTCAGCGGCGTGCTGATCTACATGGTGATCTATGTGGTGATGACGCTGGGCTCGTTCGCCTGCATCCTGGCGATGCGCCGCCCGGAGGGGCCGGTGGAGCAGATTTCCGATCTCGCCGGCCTCGCCCGCACCAAGCCGCTGATGGCGCTGCTGTTCGGCACGCTGCTGTTCTCGCTGGCCGGGGTGCCGTGGTTCGCCGGCTTCTTCGCCAAGTTCTACGTGTTCCTGGCGGCGATCGAGGCCAAGCTCTACCTGCTGGCGGTGATCGGCGTGCTGGCCAGCGTGGTCGGCGCCTACTACTACCTGCGCATCGTCAAGATCATGTGTTTCGACGAGCCGAAGGGCGCGTTCGTGCCGATGAGCGGTGAGCTCAAGGCGGTGCTGGGCGCGGCGGGGCTGTTTGTCTCGTTCTATATCGTGTATCCCTCGGGGCTGAACAACGCCGCAGCGGCGGCGGCGAAATCGCTGTTCTGA
- a CDS encoding biotin--[acetyl-CoA-carboxylase] ligase: protein MGVGEFAGGSTPVIALDDVGSTNAEALARARQGGFGPVWITAARQTAGRGRRGRAWASEPGNLYASILLTDPAPSEACPQLCFVAGLALFDAVGAVCRLDMPRLSLKWPNDLMLDGAKCAGILVEGEVAPAGHPLAVVIGFGVNCAHHPQGTSYPATHLSAAGCKVTPALLLSALDAALAVRLAEWRGGDGFSAIRANWLARAGTLGQPITVRTGAEVVDGRFETLDGDGALVLLRGDGTRTRIGTGEILPIAGIEEARA from the coding sequence ATGGGTGTTGGTGAGTTCGCGGGCGGGAGCACGCCCGTCATCGCCCTCGACGACGTGGGCTCGACCAATGCCGAGGCGCTGGCGCGGGCCCGGCAGGGCGGGTTCGGGCCGGTGTGGATCACCGCCGCGCGGCAGACCGCCGGGCGCGGGCGGCGCGGGCGGGCCTGGGCGTCCGAGCCCGGCAATCTCTACGCCAGCATCCTGCTCACCGATCCGGCGCCCTCGGAAGCCTGCCCGCAACTGTGCTTCGTCGCCGGGCTGGCGCTGTTCGATGCGGTCGGCGCGGTGTGCCGGCTCGACATGCCGCGCCTGTCGCTGAAATGGCCCAACGACCTGATGCTCGACGGCGCCAAGTGCGCCGGCATCCTGGTGGAAGGCGAGGTGGCGCCGGCCGGCCATCCGCTGGCGGTGGTGATCGGCTTCGGCGTCAATTGCGCCCACCATCCGCAGGGTACGTCCTATCCGGCGACCCACCTTTCGGCGGCCGGCTGCAAGGTGACGCCGGCGCTGCTGCTGTCGGCGCTGGATGCGGCGCTGGCGGTGCGCCTTGCCGAGTGGCGGGGCGGCGACGGCTTCTCGGCGATCCGCGCCAACTGGCTGGCGCGGGCCGGCACGCTCGGCCAGCCGATCACGGTGCGCACCGGCGCCGAGGTGGTCGACGGCCGCTTCGAGACGCTGGACGGCGACGGCGCGCTGGTGCTGCTACGCGGCGACGGCACGCGGACGCGAATCGGCACCGGCGAGATTCTGCCGATCGCCGGGATTGAGGAGGCCCGGGCATGA
- a CDS encoding ribonuclease J — MIKAEAELVFVPLGGVGEIGMNFGLYGVGQGRKRQWLAVDCGVGFANEQLPGIDLMLPDIRFIEEERKNLLGIVISHGHEDHIGALADLWPRLRAPVYTTPFTAQLITVRRLQEAGAPDIPIEVVPVGGRVSLGPFEVDFVPVAHSIPESHALAIKTPLGTVLHTGDWKIDPTPVVGSITDEARFRALGDAGVLAMVADSTNSVREGRSASEADAGANLAKVIAAARGRVAVTTFASNVARMVSVAKAAEAAGREVVLVGRAMERVSMVARELGYLDGVRPFRSVDTYGYLPRDKVVALITGSQGEPRAALARIALDEHPDIALSPGDTVVFSARAIPGNEIGIGRIINALIRQGVEVITDRTHMIHVSGHPRRGEMADLLRWVRPQILLPVHGEALHMHEHALLAEEVGVPEVVRCGNGDVVRLAPGPAEVVDEVPAARLYKDGKVLIEDASRTVADRRKLSFVGIVAVALALTDKGELAGDVRIESLGLPERAADGRTFDSIVDDAVLETLETLPRPRRRDPRAVEESITRGVRGTVAEAWGKKPIVRVMVVQV; from the coding sequence ATGATCAAGGCCGAAGCCGAACTGGTGTTCGTGCCGCTCGGCGGCGTCGGCGAGATCGGCATGAATTTCGGGCTCTATGGCGTCGGCCAGGGGCGCAAGCGCCAGTGGCTGGCGGTGGACTGCGGCGTCGGCTTCGCCAACGAGCAGTTGCCCGGCATCGATCTCATGCTGCCCGACATCCGCTTCATCGAGGAAGAGCGCAAGAACCTCCTCGGCATCGTCATCAGCCACGGCCACGAGGACCATATCGGCGCGCTGGCCGATCTGTGGCCGCGCCTCAGGGCGCCAGTCTACACCACGCCGTTCACGGCGCAGCTCATCACCGTGCGCCGCCTGCAGGAGGCGGGGGCGCCGGACATTCCGATCGAGGTCGTGCCGGTCGGCGGCCGCGTCTCGCTCGGGCCGTTCGAGGTGGATTTCGTGCCCGTGGCGCACTCGATCCCCGAAAGTCACGCGCTGGCGATCAAGACGCCGCTCGGCACTGTGCTGCACACCGGCGACTGGAAGATCGATCCCACGCCGGTGGTCGGCTCCATCACCGACGAGGCGCGTTTCCGGGCGCTGGGCGATGCCGGCGTGCTGGCGATGGTGGCCGATTCGACCAATTCGGTGCGGGAAGGGCGCTCGGCCTCCGAGGCCGATGCCGGCGCCAACCTCGCCAAGGTGATCGCCGCGGCGCGGGGGCGGGTGGCGGTCACCACCTTCGCCTCCAACGTGGCGCGCATGGTGTCGGTGGCGAAGGCCGCCGAGGCGGCGGGACGCGAGGTGGTGCTGGTCGGCCGCGCCATGGAGCGCGTCTCCATGGTGGCGCGCGAACTGGGCTATCTCGACGGGGTGCGCCCGTTCCGCTCGGTCGATACCTACGGCTACCTGCCGCGCGACAAGGTGGTGGCGCTGATCACCGGAAGCCAGGGCGAGCCGCGCGCGGCGCTGGCCCGCATCGCGCTCGACGAGCATCCGGACATCGCGCTGTCGCCCGGTGACACGGTGGTGTTCTCGGCCCGGGCCATCCCCGGCAACGAGATCGGCATCGGCCGCATCATCAATGCGCTGATCCGCCAGGGCGTCGAGGTCATCACCGACCGCACCCACATGATCCATGTCTCCGGCCATCCGCGCCGCGGCGAGATGGCCGATCTGCTGCGCTGGGTGCGCCCGCAAATCCTGCTGCCGGTGCATGGCGAGGCGCTGCACATGCACGAGCATGCGCTGCTGGCCGAGGAGGTCGGCGTGCCCGAGGTGGTGCGGTGCGGCAATGGCGACGTGGTGCGGCTGGCGCCGGGGCCGGCCGAGGTGGTCGACGAGGTGCCGGCAGCGCGCCTCTACAAGGACGGCAAGGTGCTGATCGAGGATGCCTCGCGCACCGTCGCCGACCGCCGCAAGCTGTCCTTCGTCGGCATCGTCGCGGTGGCGCTGGCGCTGACCGACAAGGGCGAACTCGCCGGCGACGTGCGCATCGAGTCGCTCGGCCTGCCCGAGCGTGCCGCCGATGGCCGCACCTTCGATTCGATCGTCGACGACGCTGTGCTCGAAACCCTCGAAACCTTGCCGCGCCCGCGCCGGCGCGACCCGCGCGCCGTCGAGGAATCGATCACCCGCGGCGTGCGCGGTACGGTCGCAGAGGCCTGGGGCAAGAAGCCGATTGTCCGGGTGATGGTCGTCCAGGTATGA
- the mce gene encoding methylmalonyl-CoA epimerase, which translates to MIGRLNHVAIAVKDIKTASAVYRNTLGAEVSDVLPQPEHGVNVVFITLPNTKVELLEPLGENSPIAKFLEKSPDGGIHHICYEVDDILAARDQLKAQGARVLGNGDPKIGAHGKPVLFLHPKDFLGTLVELEQA; encoded by the coding sequence ATGATCGGCCGGTTGAATCACGTCGCCATCGCGGTCAAGGACATCAAGACCGCGTCCGCCGTCTATCGCAATACGCTGGGCGCCGAAGTCTCCGACGTGCTGCCGCAGCCCGAGCACGGGGTGAACGTGGTGTTCATCACGCTGCCCAACACCAAGGTGGAGCTGCTGGAGCCGCTGGGCGAGAACTCGCCGATCGCCAAGTTCCTGGAGAAGAGCCCGGACGGCGGCATCCACCACATCTGCTACGAGGTCGACGACATCCTCGCCGCCCGCGACCAGCTGAAGGCGCAAGGCGCCCGCGTGCTGGGCAATGGCGATCCCAAGATCGGCGCCCACGGCAAGCCGGTGCTGTTCCTGCACCCCAAGGATTTCCTCGGCACGCTGGTCGAGCTGGAGCAGGCGTGA
- the proS gene encoding proline--tRNA ligase — MRLSRYFLPILRETPKEAEIVSHRLMLRAGLVQQQSAGIYAWLPLGHRVLEKVCRIVREEQDRAGAIELKMPTIQSADLWRESGRYDDYGKEMLRIKDRHERDMLFGPTNEEMITAIFRSYVKSYKSLPLNLYHIQWKFRDEIRPRFGTMRSREFLMKDAYSFDLDQAGARHSYNRMFAAYLRTFARMGLKAIPMVADTGPIGGNLSHEFIILASTGESEVYCHKDFLDFEVPGADTDFEDVAALQGVFDRWTSLYAATSEKHDEAAFAAVPEDRRVSARGIEVGHIFYFGTKYSTPMNATVAGPDGVERPVHMGSYGIGPSRLVAALIEAGHDEAGIIWPEAVAPFTVAVLNLKAGDAATDAACGQLYAALKAKGVDVLYDDTDERPGAKFAKADLIGIPHQILVGPKGLAEGKVELKRRADGARELVSPSDALARFAG, encoded by the coding sequence ATGCGTCTATCCCGCTATTTCCTGCCGATTCTTCGCGAAACCCCGAAGGAAGCGGAGATCGTTTCGCACCGGCTGATGCTGCGCGCCGGCCTGGTGCAGCAGCAGTCGGCCGGCATCTATGCCTGGCTGCCGCTCGGCCACCGGGTGCTGGAGAAGGTCTGCCGCATCGTGCGCGAGGAGCAGGACCGCGCCGGCGCCATCGAGCTCAAGATGCCCACCATCCAGTCGGCGGATCTGTGGCGCGAGAGCGGCCGCTACGACGACTACGGCAAGGAGATGCTCCGCATCAAGGACCGGCACGAGCGCGATATGCTGTTCGGGCCGACCAATGAGGAGATGATCACTGCGATCTTCCGCAGTTATGTGAAGTCGTACAAGTCGCTGCCGCTCAATCTCTACCACATCCAGTGGAAGTTCCGCGACGAGATCCGGCCGCGCTTCGGCACAATGCGCTCGCGCGAATTCCTGATGAAGGACGCCTATTCCTTCGATCTCGATCAGGCCGGCGCCCGCCATTCCTACAACCGGATGTTCGCGGCCTACCTGCGCACCTTTGCGCGGATGGGGCTGAAGGCGATCCCGATGGTCGCCGACACCGGGCCGATCGGCGGCAACCTCTCCCACGAATTCATCATCCTCGCCTCGACCGGCGAGAGCGAGGTCTATTGCCATAAGGACTTCCTCGACTTCGAGGTGCCGGGCGCCGACACCGATTTCGAGGACGTCGCGGCGCTGCAGGGGGTGTTCGACCGTTGGACCTCGCTCTATGCCGCAACCAGCGAGAAGCACGACGAGGCGGCGTTCGCCGCCGTGCCGGAGGATCGGCGGGTTTCGGCGCGCGGCATCGAGGTCGGCCATATTTTCTACTTCGGAACCAAATATTCGACGCCGATGAACGCGACCGTGGCGGGACCGGACGGCGTCGAGCGCCCTGTGCACATGGGCTCCTACGGCATCGGCCCGTCGCGCCTCGTCGCCGCGCTGATCGAGGCCGGTCATGACGAGGCCGGCATCATCTGGCCGGAGGCGGTGGCGCCGTTCACGGTGGCGGTGCTCAACCTCAAGGCCGGCGATGCCGCCACCGACGCCGCCTGCGGCCAGCTCTATGCGGCGCTGAAGGCCAAGGGGGTGGACGTGCTCTATGACGACACCGACGAGCGGCCGGGCGCCAAGTTCGCCAAGGCCGACCTCATCGGCATCCCCCACCAGATCCTGGTGGGGCCGAAGGGACTGGCCGAGGGCAAGGTGGAGCTGAAGCGCCGCGCCGATGGCGCGCGCGAGCTGGTGAGCCCGTCCGATGCGCTGGCGCGCTTCGCCGGCTGA
- a CDS encoding lipoprotein-releasing ABC transporter permease subunit, giving the protein MEQAVAAKKKASSGKVSNGTRPFAAFEWMMAGRYLRARRKEGFISVIAGFSFTGIMLGVATLIIVMAVMNGFRKELLGKILGINGHVLVQAVDKPMTDFAELAQKLSKVPGVKMAVPLVEGQALASSPYAAAGALVRGIRESDLVRLPSVGGNVRAGSLAGFDKGEGIAIGKRLADQLAVGPGDLVTLVSPRGAVTPMGTMPRLKSYKVAAIFEVGMSEYDQIFIFMPLPEAQAYFNRKGDVNFIEVYTDNPDAMPQFRRALDAAAERPIFMVDWRQRNATFFGALQVERNVMFLILTLIVLVAALNIISGLIMLVKDKSHDIAILRTMGASQGSVMRIFLITGSTIGIIGTLTGLLVGLAVSLNVEEIRRFVSWLTNTQLFAPELYFLSKLPAELDVRETTAVVVMSLTLSVLATLYPSWRAARLDPVEALRYE; this is encoded by the coding sequence ATGGAACAGGCCGTGGCCGCGAAGAAGAAGGCGTCGTCCGGCAAGGTTTCGAACGGAACCCGGCCGTTCGCAGCGTTCGAATGGATGATGGCGGGCCGCTATCTGCGGGCGCGCCGCAAGGAAGGCTTCATCTCGGTCATCGCCGGCTTCTCCTTCACCGGCATCATGCTCGGCGTCGCCACGCTGATCATCGTGATGGCGGTGATGAACGGCTTCCGCAAGGAGCTGCTCGGCAAGATTCTCGGCATCAACGGCCACGTGCTGGTGCAGGCGGTCGACAAGCCGATGACCGACTTTGCCGAGCTGGCCCAGAAGCTGTCGAAGGTGCCGGGCGTCAAGATGGCCGTTCCTCTGGTCGAGGGGCAGGCGTTGGCCTCCAGCCCCTATGCCGCGGCCGGCGCGCTGGTGCGCGGCATCCGCGAGAGCGACCTCGTGCGCCTGCCCTCGGTCGGCGGCAACGTCAGGGCCGGCAGCCTCGCCGGCTTCGACAAGGGCGAGGGCATCGCCATCGGCAAGCGGCTGGCCGATCAGCTCGCGGTCGGGCCGGGCGATCTCGTCACCCTGGTGTCGCCGCGCGGCGCGGTGACGCCGATGGGCACCATGCCCCGGCTGAAATCCTACAAGGTGGCGGCGATCTTCGAAGTCGGCATGTCGGAGTACGACCAGATCTTCATCTTCATGCCGCTGCCCGAGGCGCAGGCCTATTTCAACCGCAAGGGCGATGTGAACTTCATCGAGGTCTACACCGACAACCCCGATGCCATGCCGCAATTCCGCCGGGCGCTGGATGCGGCGGCCGAGCGGCCGATCTTCATGGTCGACTGGCGCCAGCGCAACGCCACCTTCTTCGGGGCGCTGCAGGTCGAGCGCAACGTGATGTTCCTGATCCTCACCCTCATCGTGCTGGTGGCGGCGCTCAACATCATCTCCGGCCTCATCATGCTGGTGAAGGACAAGAGCCACGACATCGCCATTCTGCGCACCATGGGGGCGTCGCAGGGCTCGGTGATGCGCATCTTCCTCATCACCGGCTCGACCATCGGCATCATCGGCACGCTCACCGGGCTGTTGGTGGGGCTGGCGGTGAGTCTCAATGTCGAGGAGATCCGGCGCTTCGTCTCCTGGCTCACCAACACCCAGCTGTTCGCGCCGGAGCTCTATTTCCTGTCCAAGCTGCCGGCCGAGCTCGACGTGCGCGAGACCACGGCGGTGGTGGTGATGTCGCTGACGCTGTCGGTGCTGGCGACGCTCTATCCGTCCTGGCGGGCCGCCCGGCTCGATCCGGTCGAAGCCCTGCGCTACGAGTGA